The following proteins are encoded in a genomic region of Colletotrichum higginsianum IMI 349063 chromosome 9, whole genome shotgun sequence:
- a CDS encoding Thioesterase, with amino-acid sequence MGTLVQEIPRRFDYFYTIKRGAGLTLATPDRLKRTARVDTYTYYVRTRAMEKLKTALWPPSRDYSTVRTSQSDDDEPQDVVEERLRGDLAILESNVWCLRMSLLITVSALLLVTTFAVFSRVCCVRSSLACGKGHIGSDPNGFVPPNIGEPPRWTLFDSTSPYYIPEDTFDDLDKTKMMAKKLKSLHNSSNVLLNGKFADWKKPDGTVAKLPAYYSTVSNRQTYIIRSFHQMHCLISITEEYGHRVHNVASQWAPQHVAHCLNAIREAIMCLADATPMTYVNGFAVGHVTDDQQFMCRDWSALRKWANDPVRGIRYKNLAPEGAKHDQYTEIIPFPELSELEKVGLA; translated from the exons ATGGGAACATTAGTCCAGGAAATACCACGACGGTTCGATTACTTCTACACGATTAAACGCGGTGCTGGGCTGACACTTGCTACGCCCGACAGACTTAAGAGAACTGCTAGAGTGGACACTTACACATACTACGTTCGAACGAGAGCCATGGAAAAGCTAAAGACAGCATTATGGCCACCATCTCGAGATTACAGTACTGTGCGTACAAGCCAATCTGATGATGACGAACCACAAGACGTCGTGGAAGAGCGGTTGCGTGGAGACCTGGCCATCTTGGAGAGCAACGTATGGTGCCTGCGCATGAGTCTGCTCATCACCGTCTCGGCCCTCTTGCTCGTCACTACTTTCGCCGTCTTCAGTCGTGTTTGCTGTGTCAGATCGTCCCTCGCTTGCGGGAAGGGCCACATAGGAAGCGATCCAAATGGTTTCGTACCGCCTA ATATCGGCGAGCCTCCAAGATGGACACTGTTCGACAGCACATCACCTTACTACATTCCCGAAGACACGTTCGATGATCTTGACAAGACCAAGATGATGGCCAAGAAGTTGAAGAGCCTGCACAACT CCTCGAACGTCCTTTTGAATGGCAAGTTCGCCGACTGGAAGAAGCCAGACGGCACCGTCGCAAAGCTGCCTGCGTATTACTCAACCGTGTCCAACCGACAGACATACATCATTCGCTCATTTCACCAGATGCATTGCCTC ATATCCATCACCGAAGAGTATGGCCACAGAGTACACAACGTCGCGTCGCAATGGGCCCCTCAGCACGTCGCGCACTGCCTGAACGCGATCCGCGAGGCAATCATGTGTCTGGCCGACGCCACGCCCATGACCTACGTCAacggcttcgccgtcggACATGTCACGGATGACCAGCAGTTCATGTGCCGAGACTGGTCTGCGCTGCGGAAATGGGCCAACGATCCGGTGAGAGGGATACGGTACAAGAACCTCGCGCCCGAGGGTGCCAAGCACGACCAATACACTGAGAtcatcccctttccagaGCTCTCCGAGTTGGAGAAGGTCGGCCTCGCCTGA
- a CDS encoding Thioesterase: protein MPTANPVLIQDIPRSRNEPPPVFLIHDASGLLTSYFKVGTLGRKVYGIWDPKFDADGIGGWQSVKDIAEAYIRLIKRVMLRGEIVLGGWSFGGVLSVQIAHMLATSGRGLRVSRIILIDSVYPRCPRPEAQKEPAKLHHAPALPGINQETRDKLMTALMRATCLSDQWDPPAWSMPRAGVLGTARSRDVDPNPPHVVLIRAKSMVPMAEPGEKCPLDRTRFLPQLGWEDMLEGFVEQVIETSGNHYSVFDHEHVSFDGTYSLENFIRR, encoded by the exons ATGCCTACCGCCAACCCGGTCCTGATCCAAGACATCCCCCGCTCCCGCAATGAACCGCCGCCAGTGTTCTTGATCCACGATGCCAGTGGTCTTCTCACCAGCTACTTCAAAGTCGGCACGCTGGGGCGTAAGGTGTACGGGATATGGGATCCCAAGtttgacgccgacggcattGGCGGCTGGCAGAGCGTCAAAGACATCGCCGAAGCATACATCCGCCTCATCAAACGGGTCATGCTAAGAGGCGAGATCGTGCTAGGAG GCTGGTCGTTTGGAGGCGTCCTCTCAGTCCAGATCGCACACATGCTGGCAACATCCGGTCGAGGCCTACGTGTGTCTCGAATCATCCTCATCGACTCGGTATACCCTCGCTGCCCTCGACCGGAGGCCCAGAAAGAACCGGCAAAGCTTCATCACGCCCCGGCTCTGCCCGGCATCAACCAAGAGACAAGGGACAAGCTCATGACCGCCCTCATGCGCGCCACCTGCCTCTCGGATCAATGGGATCCGCCCGCGTGGTCGATGCCTCGCGCCGGGGTCCTTGGAACGGCGCGGTCGCGGGACGTCGACCCCAATCCGCCACATGTCGTGTTGATCAGGGCTAAGAGCATGGTGCCGATGGCTGAGCCTGGCGAGAAGTGTCCCCTGGACAGGACTAGGTTTCTGCCGCAACTGGGCTGGGAAGACATGCTGGAAGGCTTTGTGGAGCAGGTCATTGAGACTTCCGGGAACCATTACAGCGTCTTTGACCATGAACATGTCAGTTTTGACGGAACTTATTCCTTGGAGAACTTCATCCGTCGCTAA
- a CDS encoding Thioesterase, producing the protein MVKYNVLDESDFDLDRDDDLESIRSVELGLKDEQDSSPTFPDEWNLDRVAWEQRLRRVRRIAWIEAGLLALLVGYVVVLHFQRYMPPAGDVPLGVDPSGFVPPDIGQPVKWMKYDDETDPHYFKPDAFENLDNVRAAAKDFKMLHNASNVHINGKYTTYMDFNNERKPLPAYVTRKGSELYSIRAFHQMHCISIIFEDIGYRVNNKTSKWETGHVIHCLNTVRSAITCLADATPISYINGMGVGHTTDDQQSHCRDFFALREWAHDPVRSARWVNIAPEDEKDSYVEIL; encoded by the exons ATGGTGAAGTACAACGTCCTTGACGAGAGCGatttcgacctcgaccgcgaCGACGATCTCGAGAGTATCAGAAGCGTGGAGTTGGGCCTCAAGGACGAGCAGGACAGCTCGCCTACGTTTCCGGACGAGTGGAATCTGGACCGTGTTGCTTGGGAACAGCGGCTTCGCAGGGTCCGAAGGATAGCGTGGATCGAGGCCGGTCTCCTCGCTTTGCTGGTCGGTTATGTCGTCGTGCTACACTTCCAGCGATACATGCCGCCGGCCGGAGATGTGCCACTAGGAGTAGACCCTAGCGGATTCGTGCCTCCGG ACATCGGCCAGCCGGTCAAGTGGATGAAGTACGATGACGAGACGGACCCTCACTATTTCAAGCCAGATGCTTTTGAAAATCTCGACAATGTGCGAGCAGCGGCGAAGGACTTCAAGATGTTACACAATG CCTCCAACGTACATATCAACGGAAAATACACAACGTACATGGACTTCAACAATGAGCGAAAGCCTCTCCCTGCCTACGTAACCCGTAAGGGCTCCGAGCTCTACAGCATCAGGGCATTCCACCAGATGCACTGCATA TCAATCATATTCGAGGACATTGGCTACAGAGTAAACAACAAGACGTCGAAATGGGAAACGGGCCATGTGATTCACTGTCTGAACACAGTGAGGTCCGCGATAACATGCCTTGCAG ACGCGACCCCAATTTCCTACATCAATGGTATGGGAGTTGGACATACTACGGACGATCAGCAGAGCCACTGTCGAGACTTCTTCGCGTTGAGGGAATGGGCCCATGATCCGGTCAGAAGCGCTCGATGGGTGAATATCGCGCCCGAAGACGAAAAGGATTCATATGTAGAGATACTGTAA
- a CDS encoding Major facilitator superfamily transporter, protein MEADEEKITWRSLPRKDQLAILCFLRFAEPVVSISLLTYLYYQLQSLDPSLESGAIVKQVAYLQTSFMLSQCFSSMFLGRLADSPKGGRKLVLLMGLAGSFVGCVAFGFITNFKQALALRILEGFVNGNVATVRTMVSEVVVEKRFQPHAFLLLPISFNVAAMASPLMAGQLADLPGKYPDKFGNNAFLKAWPYAPPALVSGFIMLLAFFAVFFFLEEVSPRARPSGMTDTIELTMAGQTLEPLKHRFDPGLAVTKKVRSVIFRVRTSTDDPISPGDATDEEMSRMLDQDPESSERESEEHIESFKTAKAPKVLPTRRIFTRNLCYTLLAYAIQEYHITTYNTLWTSFLSDPVDNENQTKLPFFFSGGAGMKPDQIMWSLFMVGVLGLPTQLLIYPRVNRRLGTLKMWRTFMLGMPLLYLVVPYIAAMPSSTPPPAGKTGFPVWFLIISVQMMMVGTSTFVVPAQLVLTNLSSPHPSALARTHSSAFLLSGLVRSATSAIAGVLYSYGSTHNITGLAWWVAGAFAVLGCWNSRIVKEGNGHEIWLTGDVE, encoded by the exons ATGGAGGCAGACGAGGAAAAGATCACTTGGCGGTCGCTGCCCAGAAAGGACCAACTGGCAATCTTGTGTTTCTTACGGTTTGCTGAGCCCGTGGTCAGCATATCACTACTC ACCTATCTATACTATCAGTTGCAGTCCTTGGACCCCAGCTTGGAATCGGGGGCGATCGTCAAGCAGGTAGCCTACTTGCAAACCAGTTTTATGCTTTCGCAATGCTTTTCCTCAATGTTCCTAGGCAGACTGGCCGATTCTCcaaagggagggaggaaacTCGTCCTTTTGATGGGGCTGGCAGGGTCGT TTGTTGGTTGTGTGGCGTTTGGCTTCATCACCAATTTCAAGCAAGCCCTGGCATTGCGTATCCTCGAGGGGTTCGTCAACGGCAACGTGGCGACGGTGCGAACCATGGTGTCGGAAGTAGTTGTCGAGAAGCG ATTTCAACCTCATGCTTTCTTGCTGCTTCCAATCTCCTTCAATGTGGCTGCCATGGCTAGTCCTTTGATGGCTGGTCAGCTGGCAGATCTCCCAGGTAAATACCCGGACAAGTTTGGAAACAACGCCTTCTTGAAGGCGTGGCCGTACGCGCCCCCGGCGCTGGTAAGCGGCTTCATCATGCTgctcgccttcttcgcggTGTTTTTCTTCCTGGAAGAGGTCAGTCCGAGAGCCCGCCCGTCTGGGATGACTGACACAATAGAGCTGACGATGGCCGGACAGACTCTTGAGCCGCTGAAACACAGATTCGACCCGGGACTGGCTGTTACCAAGAAGGTCCGATCGGTGATATTCAGAGTTAGGACCTCGACTGACGATCCGATCTCTCCTGGCGACGCCACTGACGAAGAAATGTCCCGCATGCTTGACCAAGACCCGGAGTCGTCGGAAAGAGAGTCGGAAGAGCACATCGAGTCTTTCAAAACCGCCAAAGCACCAAAGGTTCTTCCGACGAGAAGGATCTTCACGAGAAACCTGTGCTACACCCTTTTGGCGTACGCGATACAGGAATACCACATCACCACGTACAACACCCTCTGGACGAGCTTCCTCAGCGACCCGGTCGACAATGAAAACCAAACAAAGCtgccgttcttcttctccggaGGCGCGGGAATGAAGCCGGATCAGATAATGTGGTCGCTCTTCATGGTGGGAGTGCTGGGCCTTCCAACCCAGCTGCTCATATACCCCCGTGTCAACCGCCGTCTGGGGACGCTCAAGATGTGGCGCACTTTCATGCTGGGCATGCCCCTGCTATACCTTGTAGTGCCGTACATCGCCGCCATGCCTTCGtctacgccgccgccggccgggaaGACTGGATTCCCGGTCTGGTTCCTCATCATCTCCGTTCAGATGATGATGGTCGGGACGTCAACCTTTGTTGTCCCGGCACAGCTGGTCTTGACAAACTT ATCCTCGCCCCATCCCTCGGCTCTGGCCAGAACCCATAGCAGCGCTTTCTTGCTCTCGGGCCTGGTGCGGTCAGCCACGTCTGCCATTGCCGGAGTGCTGTACAGCTATGGCTCTACCCACAACATCACCGGGTTGGCTTGGTGGGTAGCCGGCGCGTTTGCTGTTCTTGGCTGTTGGAACAGTCGGATTGTGAAAGAAGGAAATGGCCACGAGATTTGGCTCACGGGTGATGTCGAATAA
- a CDS encoding Polyketide synthase has translation MSATKVSPAHPVDTPGGLAECGLPSHDEPRYPSILTASIAAFSETKQNTDSIVTDAGFAGYYDNVHSRQKTLIVQLIVKAFQKLRCDVCRTKPGQKLRPIKCVPNVQKQLDFCYEMLVEAGLVRQENEHYVRTETPLRAVDPKETLAQVLNDYPTYTALNKLVAHAGNNLAEIYAGRTDGVRSIFGSPEGREYLEEIYGAAHPSKAFHKLMEDFMGRFLEAVAVPPHGSKLNLLELGAGTGGTTKWLAPLLARSGVAVEYTFTDLAHGFISQAARKFQEYPFMTYRTQDIEKPPPADLAGTQDVVIAVNAVHATPDMVKSLRNVRQFLRPGGFALVMEVQERLCWADFVFGLFEGWWVFGDGRTHATADASVWKDAFEAAGFSHIDWTGGQLRDSGLQRVFLATV, from the coding sequence ATGTCAGCCACCAAAGTCTCTCCGGCGCATCCTGTAGACACCCCCGGTGGTCTCGCAGAGTGCGGACTCCCGAGTCACGACGAGCCGCGGTATCCCTCTATCTTGACTGCATCCATCGCGGCATTCAGCGAgacaaaacaaaacaccgACAGCATCGTCACGGACGCCGGGTTTGCTGGCTATTACGACAACGTCCATTCGCGGCAAAAGACGCTCATCGTGCAACTCATCGTCAAGGCCTTCCAAAAGCTGCGATGCGACGTCTGCCGGACGAAACCGGGCCAGAAGCTCCGGCCCATCAAATGCGTCCCAAACGTGCAGAAGCAACTCGACTTCTGCTATGAGATGCTCGTGGAAGcgggcctcgtccgccagGAGAACGAGCACTACGTCCGAACGGAGACGCCGCTCCGTGCCGTCGACCCGAAAGAGACGCTGGCGCAGGTCCTGAACGACTATCCGACATACACCGCCCTCAACAAGCTGGTCGCCCACGCCGGTAATAACCTCGCGGAGATCTACGCCGGCCGCACCGACGGCGTCAGATCCATCTTCGGGTCGCCCGAGGGCCGCGAGTATCTCGAAGAGATCTACGGAGCGGCGCATCCCAGCAAAGCATTCCACAAGCTCATGGAAGACTTCATGGGCCgcttcctcgaggccgtcgccgtcccgCCACACGGCTCCAAGCTCAACCTActggagctcggcgccggaaCCGGAGGCACGACGAAGTGGCTGGCACCGCTGCTGGCTCGATCGGGCGTCGCCGTGGAGTACACCTTCACCGATCTAGCCCACGGGTTCATCTCCCAAGCGGCGCGCAAGTTCCAGGAGTATCCGTTCATGACATACCGCACGCAGGACATcgagaagccgccgccggccgacctcgccggaACGCAGGACGTTGTGATCGCCGTCAACGCGGTCCACGCGACTCCCGACATGGTCAAGTCGCTCCGCAACGTGCGACAGTTCCTCCGCCCCGGCGGCTTCGCTCTCGTGATGGAGGTGCAGGAACGGCTGTGCTGGGCCGATTTCGTCTTTGGACTGTTTGAGGGATGGTGGGTTTTCGGCGACGGGCGGACGCACGCGACGGCGGATGCGAGCGTGTGGAAAGATGCGTTCGAGGCGGCTGGGTTTAGTCACATCGACTGGACTGGTGGGCAGTTGAGGGACTCCGGGTTACAGAGAGTTTTCCTGGCCACAGTCTAG
- a CDS encoding TOXD protein: MGRQLSSVPAEHPSSPTLGMQHGPRNETRLLPYWLSIIVPPSRRPPGNKGTGLGVSPPVLSCSGCCCGMNEQPVYLTYFGTFFSLFFFYHRLPSNSVCTASQILTTVMESKLPDEMKAVIIQGRGQAAITTSALPKLRDGYILVKIAAVAINPSDWKHVDFMWVGDPTGTRPGLEYAGVVVDVGPGVDKDFKAGDRVFGIINGSNVRQKEDGAFAEYAVAKAALQMKIPDHVDDTEAAAITSGLVAVGQGLYQALELPLPTSPSPEPIPLLIYGGSTASGIMGIQFAKLSNCTVVATCSPKNFDYVKSLGADFCVDYRAEDCAEQIKAFTKGRLRHAWDCIATAQSARICAAAMSIRGGHYSSLLYLVPSIVKKINPKINCSTTLGYTILGETIEKETVIEPRPDDYEFGKMFWGVSEKLLQEDKFRPVRQIINEGGDGLEGVLHGIKYLKQGNVSAGKLVYTIN; this comes from the exons ATGGGTAGACAGCTCAGCTCAGTCCCGGCCGAGCATCCCAGCAGCCCTACACTCGGTATGCAGCACGGTCCGAGAAACGAAACACGTCTTCTTCCGTATTGGTTGTCGATCATAGTACCCCCGTCTAGGCGGCCTCCAGGGAATAAGGGGACTGGACTTGGTGTTTCTCCTCCCGTTCTGTCTTGTTCGGGTTGCTGTTGTGGTATGAACGAACAACCCGTTTACCTTACTTACTTTGgcacttttttttctcttttttttttttatcaTCGTTTGCCATCGAATTCGGTCTGTACCGCTTCGCAAATCTTAACTACAGTCATGGAGTCCAAGCTTCCAGACGAGATGAAAGCCGTCATCATCCAAGGCCGCGGTCAGGCAGCCATCACCACATCGGCGCTGCCAAAGCTGAGAGATGGCTACATCCTCGTCAAGATCGCGGCCGTGGCCATCAATCCATCGGACTGGAAGCACGTCGACTTTATGTGGGTGGGGGATCCCACCGGCACTCGTCCGGGACTGGAATATGCcggtgttgtcgtcgacgtcggcccGGGCGTCGACAAAGATTTCAAAGCTGGGGATAGGGTTTTCGGCATCATCAATGGCTC AAACGTGAGGCagaaggaggacggcgccTTTGCAGAATACGCCGTGGCAAAAGCCGCCCTCCAGATGAAGATCCCAGATCATGTCGATGACACGGAGGCGGCAGCCATTACTTCCGGTCTCGTGGCCGTG GGACAAGGACTTTACCAGGCCTTGGAGCTTCCGCTTCCCACCAGCCCATCACCGGAGCCGATCCCTCTCTTGATCTATGGCGGAAGCACAGCATCAGGCATCATGGGCATCCAGTTCGCCAAGTTGTCCAATTGCACCGTCGTTGCGACATGCTCGCCAAAGAACTTTGATTACGTCAAGTCGCTCGGCGCCGACTTTTGCGTGGACTACAGAGCGGAAGACTGCGCCGAGCAGATCAAGGCTTTCACCAAGGGAAGACTGCGTCATGCCTGGGACTGCATCGCTACCGCGCAGTCTGCCCGAATCTGTGCCGCAGCCATGTCGATACGAGGCGGTCACTACAGCAGCTTACTATACCTGGTCCCGTCCATCGTCAAGAAGATCAACCCCAAGATCAACTGCTCTACCACGCTGGGATACACCATCCTGGGAGAGACCATTGAGAAGGAGACGGTCATTGAGCCGAGGCCCGACGACTACGAGTTTGGCAAGATGTTCTGGGGTGTCAGCGAGAAGCTGCTGCAAGAAGACAAATTCCGCCCAGTCCGGCAGATTATcaacgagggcggcgatggactAGAAGGTGTATTGCATGGTATTAAGTACTTGAAGCAGGGGAACGTCAGTGCTGGAAAACTAGTCTACACGATTAATTGA